Proteins encoded by one window of Melanotaenia boesemani isolate fMelBoe1 chromosome 10, fMelBoe1.pri, whole genome shotgun sequence:
- the il17c gene encoding interleukin-17C, translating into MDLKQIPILLLCLVSVWSCMHHSDQCCDEEQLIQRVQRKLKNRFPQPLDPPAADASPGPAKCPLELYQTLPAPAELNARSVSPWRYVNVNLTDHFPSTYVEAQCLCTGCILFQDNKVVESHDYNSATVTQTRIFLKRVRCPSGKGYKLEPVSVEVPVGCTCVRTNT; encoded by the exons ATGGACCTGAAACAG ATTCccatcctgctgctgtgtctcGTGTCCGTGTGGTCGTGCATGCATCACTCGGATCAGTGCTGCGATGAAGAGCAGCTGATCCAGAGGGTCCAAAGGAAGCTGAAAAACCGGTTCCCGCAGCCGCTGGACCCTCCAGCCGCGGATGCGTCCCCCGGACCGGCCAAGTGTCCGCTGGAGCTCTACCAGACGCTGCCGGCGCCCGCGGAGCTCAACGCGCGATCCGTGTCCCCGTGGAGATACGT AAACGTAAACCTGACGGATCACTTCCCTTCCACCTACGTGGAGGCGCAGTGCCTTTGTACTGGCTGCATCTTGTTCCAGGacaacaaggtggtggagagCCACGACTACAACTCGGCCACCGTGACGCAGACGCGGATCTTCCTGAAGCGCGTCCGATGCCCCAGTGGGAAGGGCTACAAGCTGGAGCCGGTTTCTGTGGAGGTTCCTGTTGGATGTACGTGTGTCAGGACCAACACCTAA